The following are encoded in a window of Mycolicibacterium tusciae JS617 genomic DNA:
- a CDS encoding WhiB family transcriptional regulator: MTVTLERPTVRSSTRPCISDPDRWAAGGDDPELKALCRGCPRRWQCAKDALDTPGAEGMWSGVNIPKEGRGRKFALRQLRSLAAHGGFNVADEPDAAPAGRSWATTADARGRNCRAT, from the coding sequence GTGACGGTGACACTCGAACGACCAACGGTGCGCAGCAGCACCCGGCCATGCATTTCCGACCCCGACCGGTGGGCCGCCGGCGGTGACGACCCGGAGTTGAAGGCCCTATGCCGTGGCTGCCCGCGGCGCTGGCAGTGCGCCAAGGACGCGCTCGACACACCCGGCGCAGAGGGCATGTGGTCGGGGGTCAACATTCCCAAAGAGGGTCGAGGTCGTAAGTTCGCGCTGCGCCAACTTCGATCACTGGCTGCCCATGGTGGCTTCAATGTCGCAGACGAGCCCGACGCCGCACCGGCGGGGCGATCATGGGCAACCACCGCCGATGCGCGAGGCCGGAATTGCCGCGCGACGTGA
- a CDS encoding ParA family protein: MKAEVIAIANHKGGVGKSFTAVNLAAGLARGNWRTLLVDCDPQGNSTTMFDPEDDVEFDIYDLIREGTPVSKVIRATRLENLDLVPSTLAVAKLDQELVTMHRREEQLAMALAPVYHDYDAIVLDLSPNLGQLVITALNAAEWLIVPTDASKWGRRGVNMFLEWSSTLRQHQVLSATFLGVLLTKYESRTLVSRETLKALQGDGLPMFKTFIPKRTAAERMVSDQVVLGDVDADPDLAQAYANFSVEVMTMVAEGRLNRGKHHA; the protein is encoded by the coding sequence GTGAAAGCGGAAGTTATCGCGATCGCCAACCATAAGGGCGGGGTCGGCAAGTCGTTTACCGCGGTGAACCTGGCCGCCGGCCTGGCCCGCGGCAACTGGCGAACCTTGCTGGTCGACTGCGATCCGCAGGGCAACTCGACGACGATGTTCGACCCGGAGGACGATGTCGAGTTCGACATCTACGACCTCATACGCGAGGGGACGCCGGTCTCCAAGGTGATCCGTGCGACGCGGCTTGAGAACCTCGACCTCGTCCCGTCGACGCTCGCGGTGGCCAAGCTTGACCAAGAACTCGTCACCATGCATCGCCGCGAGGAACAGCTGGCAATGGCGTTGGCGCCGGTCTATCACGACTACGACGCGATCGTGCTTGACCTTTCACCGAACCTCGGGCAGTTGGTGATCACTGCACTGAATGCCGCCGAATGGCTGATCGTGCCGACCGACGCGAGCAAGTGGGGGAGGCGAGGGGTGAATATGTTCCTCGAGTGGTCGTCCACACTGCGTCAGCACCAAGTCCTTTCGGCGACCTTCCTCGGAGTCCTGCTCACCAAGTACGAGTCACGAACGTTGGTCAGCCGCGAGACCCTCAAGGCGTTACAGGGCGACGGCCTGCCGATGTTCAAGACCTTCATCCCGAAACGTACTGCGGCCGAACGGATGGTCAGTGATCAGGTCGTGCTGGGCGACGTCGACGCCGACCCCGATCTCGCGCAGGCATACGCGAATTTTAGTGTTGAAGTCATGACCATGGTTGCTGAGGGCCGATTAAATCGAGGGAAACACCATGCCTAA